DNA from Brachyspira aalborgi:
TTAGCCAAAAAGATTGAGCCGAAGATTTACGAATTCGGTTTTTTGAAAAAATAAAAAAGCGACACTCTAAAAAATAGAGCATCGCCTAAACTAATTTATATAATTTTAAACACCCATTCTATTTATAACAACATCTAGCAATTGGTCCATAACGCTAACAACCCGAGCGGAAGCGTTATATCCATGTTGATACATTGCCATTTGAGCGATTTCTTCATCCAAATTAACGCCCGAAACCGACTGCCTTAATTTTTCAAGATATTCCATTACTATAGTTTGTTTTTCCGATTCTGCATTTGCCGTTTCTGTTCTTGACGCTATTCTTGCAATGCTTCCCGTATAAAAATCGTTAAAAGTTGATTTGCTTTCAACCATAATATCTTTATTTTTTAAATTAGCTATAGCCAAAGCGTTTGAGCCATCTCCGATTCCGTTCCATTTATCATTAAAACCGTTTCCCGTTGTGTCTATTCCTTTTGAAGCCGCGATATAATTAATATCATTTCTTATTATATCATTAACTTGAATAGAAGATGCAGGATGTCTATAAGGAGTTACGGTGAAATTTCTAAAATCGCCTGCAAGTTGATTAACTTGATTTATTTGATTCCAATCATAAGCGCCAGCCTCTCCCGATTGATTTAAAACTCCCGTTATTCCAACTAAAAAGTCGCCCGAATCTTCTATATGTTTTATAAAATAAGAAGGACGCATATAATCGTCAAAACCTTTCGCTTTAAGAACGAGTCTATTTTTATCGTCCAAATAAGCCGAAACATTTGCTTCGCTTGAATTAATTTTATCTATCAAATCTTTAACTTTCATTTGAGCGGTATAATCTATAGCAATATTAACGCCTTCTCTAGATTTATTTCCAAAAATCAATGTTCCCGCGCTTCCTATACTATCGTTTAAATCGATTGAGTTGATTCCGCTAACCTTAAACATTATGCTTGCATCTTCTTCGCCGTCATTATTAGTATCGAAGTTGCCGATAACGGAAGGAGTATTTTTTGTCATAGTAAAGAAATCGATTCCCGTTTCTTGATTTAATCCGAATCCGCTTTTGTGAACTTCATTAACCGAATCGGCTAAATTCATTGCAAAAGTATCCAAATCGTTTATAGCTTGAATTGTGTCTATATCGCGCATTTCAAGTAAGGCTTTCAATTCGCCTCCGCCAAGATTAACTTGAATATTATCCTTTTCCCAATAAATATCAAACATTCCTTCGTTGTTTGCGCTTCTCTCCAAACTCAATTTACTTATTATATTTCCTTGAATTAAAGCTCTACTTCCGATATAAATCATAGTTTCGTCAGGGTCTGCCGATTTTATATCGACATTTGCAATAGAAGATAATTCGTCTAAAAGTGAATCTCTTCTATCAAGCAAATCGTTAGGATTCTGTCCCAATGCCTGCTGTTTAACTATTTCTACATTTAAATCTTTAATAGAGTTTGCAATATCGTTTATTCTATTTACTTTGCTTTCAATAAGATTATTTAAATTTCCTCGCATTCCGTTCATCTGCTCGAACATATAATTTAAAGAAGAATTAATTCTATCCGCTCTTTCAACTAAAACTAATCTCGTTCCTCTTTCGGATGGATTAACCGCCATTTCTTGCCAAGCGTCCCAAAATGCATCCAAATCGTTTCTTAAATTATTTGTGCCAGGCTCATTGTAAATCGCTTCAAGCTGTTTAAGATATTCGTATTTAGTATTCCAATATCCGCTTTCGCCAAGCTCCGTCATAATTTTTGAATCTATAAACTCGTCTCTTATTCTTTCAATAGTAGTTATTTCGGCTCCTTGTCCTAATTGTCCCGCGCGTTCGGCTCTATTTAAACTCGGCGCTTCCAAAGGTTTATCGAAAGAACGCATTACTACTCGCTGTCTGCTATAGCCTTTAGTAGCGACATTATTTATATTATGTCCCGTTACCTCCAAAGCCGTTTTGAAATTTTGAAGCGACCTTTTTCCTAATTCTATTCCGAAAAATGAGCTTGTTGACATTATCTGCTCCTTAAAATTATAAAAATAAAAAATCTTATAATAGTTATCGTATATTTTAAATTTTTTATTAGGATTTTTTATTAACAATAATGTGGCGTTAGTTTACATAATATTATAATATGTTAACTAAAATATTTTAATTATATACGCGTAAAATATTCCGTTAATATTGATAAGTTTAAAATTTTAAGATAATTAAAAAATAAAATAAATAATAATTAGAGAGAATTAATTAATGGCTGTAAAAAAAACAATCAAAAAAGCAAATAAAAAAATATCTACAATAAAAACAATAAAAACAAAATCAGAAAATACAAACTCAAAAAATTTGATTGAAAAATTGCAATTAAAATTAAAAAAATCGGAAGATAAAATAATCGAATTAAATGAAAAATATAAAAAAATAATAGATATTCAAAAACAAAAATTAGAAAATAAATACAAAAAAGCGGAAGAAAAATATAAAAAAATAGTTAAAAATTTAGAAGATAATCTTAAAAAATCGACTGCGGAAAATTTGGGAAGTTCAAAATTGAATAAAAGCGAATTATCTAAACTTCAAAAGAAAATAGAACAATTAGAAAGCAAAAACGCAAAATTGGAAGCGGAGAAAATAAAAGCGGAAGCGAAAATTTCAAAAACGGCAAGAGTAGAGAGAGTTGCAAAAGATTCTTCAAAAGAAACATTAAAAGAGATAAAGGAATTAAGAAAAAAATTAAAAGAGTCGGAAGAAGAAAGAAAAGAATTAACTTCAAAATTAAAAGAAGCGTTAGCCGAATTAAAGAAAAGTAAAAAAAATAAATTAGCGATTTCTAAAGAAGATAAAAATCAATTTAAAGAAAATATTAAAATTTTAAAAAAGATAAAAAGAGAAAATGAAATATTAGATAAAAAAAGAGAATTATTGAAAAAAGAAGCTCAAAAAGTA
Protein-coding regions in this window:
- the flgK gene encoding flagellar hook-associated protein FlgK gives rise to the protein MSTSSFFGIELGKRSLQNFKTALEVTGHNINNVATKGYSRQRVVMRSFDKPLEAPSLNRAERAGQLGQGAEITTIERIRDEFIDSKIMTELGESGYWNTKYEYLKQLEAIYNEPGTNNLRNDLDAFWDAWQEMAVNPSERGTRLVLVERADRINSSLNYMFEQMNGMRGNLNNLIESKVNRINDIANSIKDLNVEIVKQQALGQNPNDLLDRRDSLLDELSSIANVDIKSADPDETMIYIGSRALIQGNIISKLSLERSANNEGMFDIYWEKDNIQVNLGGGELKALLEMRDIDTIQAINDLDTFAMNLADSVNEVHKSGFGLNQETGIDFFTMTKNTPSVIGNFDTNNDGEEDASIMFKVSGINSIDLNDSIGSAGTLIFGNKSREGVNIAIDYTAQMKVKDLIDKINSSEANVSAYLDDKNRLVLKAKGFDDYMRPSYFIKHIEDSGDFLVGITGVLNQSGEAGAYDWNQINQVNQLAGDFRNFTVTPYRHPASSIQVNDIIRNDINYIAASKGIDTTGNGFNDKWNGIGDGSNALAIANLKNKDIMVESKSTFNDFYTGSIARIASRTETANAESEKQTIVMEYLEKLRQSVSGVNLDEEIAQMAMYQHGYNASARVVSVMDQLLDVVINRMGV